From the genome of Scytonema hofmannii PCC 7110, one region includes:
- a CDS encoding 2-hydroxyacid dehydrogenase gives MHQAKVFITRRLPTDLARLRQVATIEVWEERQPPPDEVLLEKVKTVDGLLCLLTDRIDKQLIEAGTCLKVISQMAVGYDNIDIPTATAKKIPIGHTPGVLTDATADFTWVLLMAAARRVVEADRFTRAGLWRTWEPDLLLGPNITGATLGIVGLGRIGQAVARRAKGFEMRVLYTSKHRCQAELEQSLGVEFVSFESLLQESDFVTIHTPLSDDTYHLFSYHQFELMKQSAILINTARGGVVNQDALYQALLQGQIAGAAIDVTEPEPIPIDHPLLTLDNLIIAPHIGSASRQTREKMANMAIANLIAGLKGDRLPDCVNPEVYG, from the coding sequence ATGCACCAAGCCAAAGTCTTTATCACTCGCCGTCTTCCCACCGATTTAGCTCGACTGCGACAAGTTGCGACTATCGAAGTTTGGGAAGAACGCCAACCACCTCCTGATGAAGTTTTACTGGAAAAGGTGAAGACAGTAGATGGCTTGCTTTGCTTGCTGACTGACAGGATTGACAAACAACTGATAGAAGCCGGAACTTGTCTTAAGGTAATTAGCCAAATGGCAGTTGGGTACGATAATATTGACATCCCAACTGCCACTGCAAAAAAAATTCCAATCGGTCACACTCCAGGTGTACTGACAGATGCAACTGCTGATTTTACGTGGGTATTACTGATGGCTGCTGCACGGCGAGTGGTGGAAGCAGATAGGTTTACTCGTGCTGGTTTGTGGCGAACGTGGGAACCAGACTTGTTGCTAGGACCAAATATTACAGGTGCTACCTTGGGTATTGTTGGCTTAGGGCGTATCGGTCAAGCAGTTGCGCGTCGTGCCAAGGGGTTTGAGATGCGGGTCTTGTATACTAGCAAACACCGATGTCAGGCGGAACTAGAGCAATCTTTGGGTGTGGAGTTTGTGAGTTTTGAAAGTTTGCTGCAAGAATCAGACTTTGTGACGATTCATACTCCGTTATCTGACGATACTTACCATCTCTTTAGTTATCACCAGTTTGAACTGATGAAGCAGTCTGCTATTCTCATTAACACAGCACGAGGAGGAGTTGTAAACCAAGATGCTCTGTACCAAGCACTTTTACAAGGTCAAATTGCAGGTGCTGCTATAGATGTTACCGAGCCAGAACCAATTCCCATCGATCACCCGTTACTCACCCTCGATAATCTGATTATTGCTCCTCACATTGGGAGTGCCAGTCGGCAAACACGGGAAAAAATGGCAAATATGGCGATCGCAAACCTAATTGCTGGGTTGAAAGGCGATCGCTTACCTGATTGTGTCAATCCTGAAGTTTATGGGTGA
- a CDS encoding NB-ARC domain-containing protein: MNILSAEFLEALAAKRGLSSSELEVFFLSVDGKSPTLIAKELGISPEAVRKRLSEVYKKFNVGGGGPGKIVKLQQVLQCEYQASTDTEESIVHKRQDWGEAPSLSVFYGRTAELSLLKQWVVRDNCQLLALLGMGGIGKTALSVKLVDEVKDNFESFIWRSLRNAPPVKELLANLIRFLSDEQETDLPDTVDGRLSLLIHYLRKHQSLLVLDNAETVLQGGDRAGDYREGYEGYGELLKRVGEEPHQSCLILTSREKPKEFAPLEGETSPVRTLSLSGLGQTEGQKILKDKGLFGSQPEWTQLVEKYSGNPLALKLVAEPIRELFGGDIAVFIQQGEIIFGDTRNLLDQQFERLSEQEKEIMYWLAIKRETISLEELLDDIIRLVSKRELLEALESLRRRSLIEKSLALFTLQPVVLEYMTDKLVEQVCQEIKTGEIALFMSHALIEATTKDYTRNTQTQLILQPIIDRVLTLFRTPKNLEEKLTQILAKLQDRSPPEAGYAGGNVLNMLCQLQTNLSGYNFSNLTVWQAYLQGVNLHNVNFANTDLSKSVFFEKLVSISSVAFSPNGKFLATGDADGKTHLWQVEGGKLLFTCAEHSGWIRSVTFSPDGETLASGSEDQTIKLWDVRTGESFKTLQGHTSRIWSVAFSPDGSQIASGSEDQTIKLWDVRTGECLKTLQEKGSRVWSVAFSPMGNILASGSENQTVKLWDVRTGECLKTLQGHTGHVRSVAFGSSLQEFGDILASGSDDQTVKLWNVRTGECLKTLQGHSKRVRSVTFSPVLEASPQGFGCQIASSSDDQTVKIWNFQTGECLKTLQVSTSWVKSVAFSPVRVREASRREASRSRSVSDRTREDSSQELSYILASGSDDQTVKLWDVRTGQCLKTLQGSSSWVRSVAFSSDGCQIASSSEDKTVKLWDVQTGQCLKTFQGHTSWVRSVTFSPDSRQIASSSDDKTVKFWDTSTGQCLKTFQGHTDRVWSVTFSSNGCTLATSSEDQTVKLWDTSTGQCLKTFQGHTSRIWSVAFSPNGCQIASSSEDQTVKLWDVRTGECLRTLQGHTNRLWSVAFSPDGRQIASSSEDQTVKLWDVRTGECLRTLQGHTNRIRSVAFSPVRDREASPQGFGHILASGSDDLMVKLWDVQTGECLKTLQGHTNRVRSVAFSPDGLTLVSGGQDETIKLWDVLTGECIKTLRTLRPYERMNITGVIGLTMAQKATLKALGAVEERE, from the coding sequence ATGAATATACTTTCTGCTGAGTTTCTGGAAGCTTTGGCTGCTAAACGAGGATTGTCTAGCAGCGAACTAGAAGTTTTTTTTCTTTCCGTGGATGGAAAATCGCCAACCTTAATTGCCAAGGAACTGGGTATCAGCCCCGAAGCAGTCCGTAAAAGATTAAGTGAGGTGTATAAGAAATTTAATGTCGGTGGTGGTGGTCCTGGGAAGATAGTTAAGTTACAACAAGTTCTGCAATGTGAGTATCAAGCATCCACTGATACTGAGGAATCTATTGTCCACAAGCGCCAGGATTGGGGTGAAGCACCGAGTTTGTCTGTCTTTTACGGACGGACAGCAGAACTGTCTCTGCTCAAGCAGTGGGTTGTTAGGGATAATTGCCAACTTCTAGCACTATTGGGAATGGGTGGAATTGGCAAAACGGCTTTGTCTGTAAAATTAGTAGATGAAGTGAAAGATAATTTTGAGTCCTTCATTTGGCGATCGCTACGCAACGCACCCCCAGTCAAAGAACTTTTAGCCAACCTGATCCGATTTTTATCAGATGAGCAAGAAACTGATTTACCAGACACCGTAGATGGAAGACTCTCGCTGCTGATTCATTATTTACGAAAGCACCAAAGCCTTTTAGTACTGGATAATGCTGAGACAGTTTTGCAAGGGGGCGATCGCGCGGGCGACTATAGAGAAGGATATGAGGGTTACGGTGAACTGCTAAAAAGGGTAGGGGAAGAACCTCATCAAAGTTGCTTGATATTAACCAGTCGAGAAAAACCGAAAGAATTCGCACCTCTTGAAGGAGAGACATCACCAGTCAGAACGCTCTCATTATCTGGCTTGGGACAAACAGAAGGGCAAAAAATTCTGAAAGATAAAGGTTTATTTGGCTCCCAACCAGAATGGACACAACTGGTTGAAAAATATTCTGGCAATCCATTGGCATTAAAGTTAGTTGCTGAGCCAATTCGCGAGTTATTTGGCGGTGACATCGCCGTTTTTATTCAGCAAGGAGAGATAATTTTTGGTGATACGCGTAATTTATTAGATCAGCAGTTCGAGCGCTTGTCAGAGCAAGAAAAAGAAATCATGTACTGGCTGGCAATTAAGCGGGAAACAATTTCTTTAGAAGAGTTATTAGATGATATTATACGTCTCGTCTCAAAAAGAGAATTACTAGAAGCGCTAGAATCGTTACGGCGACGTTCTTTAATTGAAAAAAGTCTTGCATTGTTTACGCTTCAACCAGTCGTGCTGGAATACATGACTGACAAATTAGTTGAACAGGTTTGTCAAGAAATCAAAACTGGTGAAATCGCTTTATTTATGAGCCATGCTCTCATTGAAGCGACTACAAAAGATTATACTAGAAACACTCAAACTCAACTTATACTTCAACCAATTATAGATAGGGTGTTAACTCTTTTTAGAACGCCTAAAAATCTTGAAGAAAAGCTAACTCAAATTTTAGCGAAACTGCAAGATCGCTCGCCACCAGAAGCAGGATATGCAGGTGGAAATGTTCTCAATATGCTTTGTCAGTTACAGACTAATTTAAGCGGCTATAACTTTTCCAATCTCACTGTTTGGCAAGCCTATTTACAAGGAGTCAATTTACATAATGTAAATTTTGCCAATACCGATTTATCAAAGTCTGTTTTTTTTGAAAAATTAGTGAGTATCTCATCAGTTGCATTTAGCCCAAACGGAAAATTTTTGGCTACAGGTGATGCTGATGGGAAAACTCATTTATGGCAAGTGGAAGGGGGAAAGCTACTTTTTACCTGTGCAGAACATAGCGGTTGGATCAGGTCAGTAACCTTCAGTCCCGATGGTGAGACTTTGGCAAGTGGGAGTGAAGACCAAACAATAAAGTTATGGGATGTTCGCACGGGTGAAAGCTTTAAAACCTTGCAAGGGCATACCAGCCGAATCTGGTCAGTTGCCTTTAGCCCTGATGGTTCTCAAATCGCAAGCGGGAGTGAGGACCAAACAATAAAGTTATGGGATGTCCGCACGGGTGAATGTCTCAAAACCCTACAGGAGAAAGGTAGCCGAGTCTGGTCAGTTGCTTTCAGTCCCATGGGCAATATTCTAGCCAGTGGTAGTGAAAACCAAACAGTGAAATTATGGGATGTCCGCACGGGTGAATGCCTTAAAACCTTACAAGGACACACCGGTCATGTTAGGTCAGTTGCCTTTGGTTCTTCCCTGCAGGAGTTTGGTGACATTCTAGCGAGTGGTAGTGACGACCAAACAGTGAAATTATGGAACGTTCGCACGGGTGAATGCCTTAAAACCCTACAAGGACATAGCAAGCGCGTTAGGTCTGTTACTTTTAGTCCTGTTTTGGAAGCATCCCCGCAGGGGTTTGGTTGCCAGATAGCAAGTAGCAGTGACGACCAAACCGTGAAGATATGGAATTTCCAGACGGGTGAGTGCCTTAAAACTTTGCAGGTAAGTACCAGCTGGGTAAAGTCGGTTGCCTTTAGTCCTGTTCGCGTTCGCGAAGCGTCTCGCAGAGAAGCGTCTCGTTCGCGAAGCGTCTCCGATAGGACAAGAGAAGACTCCTCCCAGGAGTTGAGTTACATCTTAGCAAGTGGCAGTGATGACCAAACGGTAAAGTTGTGGGATGTTCGCACCGGTCAATGCCTCAAAACTTTGCAGGGAAGTAGCAGTTGGGTGAGGTCAGTTGCTTTCAGTTCTGATGGTTGCCAAATAGCAAGTAGCAGTGAAGACAAAACAGTGAAATTATGGGATGTCCAAACGGGTCAATGCTTGAAAACCTTCCAAGGGCATACCAGTTGGGTAAGGTCAGTTACTTTCAGTCCTGATAGTCGTCAGATAGCAAGTAGTAGTGACGACAAAACAGTTAAATTTTGGGATACTAGCACGGGTCAATGTCTTAAAACCTTCCAAGGGCATACCGATCGCGTATGGTCAGTTACTTTCAGTTCCAATGGTTGTACTTTAGCTACCAGTAGTGAAGACCAAACCGTAAAGTTATGGGATACTAGCACGGGTCAATGCCTGAAAACCTTCCAAGGACATACCAGTCGCATATGGTCAGTTGCTTTTAGCCCTAATGGTTGCCAGATTGCTAGTAGCAGTGAAGACCAAACAGTGAAATTATGGGATGTTCGCACGGGTGAGTGTCTGAGAACTTTACAAGGGCATACCAATCGGCTTTGGTCAGTTGCTTTTAGTCCTGATGGTCGCCAGATTGCTAGTAGCAGTGAAGACCAAACAGTGAAATTATGGGATGTTCGCACGGGTGAGTGTCTAAGAACTTTACAAGGGCATACCAATCGGATAAGGTCAGTTGCTTTTAGCCCTGTTCGCGATCGCGAAGCGTCTCCGCAGGGGTTTGGTCATATTTTAGCGAGTGGTAGTGATGACTTAATGGTGAAGTTATGGGATGTCCAAACGGGTGAATGCCTTAAAACTTTGCAGGGACATACTAATCGGGTAAGATCGGTTGCGTTTAGTCCTGATGGTCTGACTTTAGTGAGTGGCGGTCAAGATGAGACTATTAAGCTTTGGGATGTATTAACGGGTGAATGTATTAAAACTTTGCGAACATTGAGACCTTACGAGAGGATGAATATTACTGGGGTTATAGGTTTAACTATGGCTCAAAAAGCAACTTTAAAAGCTTTGGGGGCGGTGGAAGAAAGGGAATAG
- a CDS encoding RNA-guided endonuclease InsQ/TnpB family protein gives MLLNYQYRAYPDTNQKLEFNEWLRICQYWYNKQLGDRFDWWENNRNRIDACSIISCPLPQLRDKPDLFSQKKQLPIFKEDLFKVGHSGELLDFSRVPSQTLQDVSKRVDKAFSRFIQGDSNGKRSGKPRFKNAARYRTMRIEGQAITIERIEKNWLFLSISKLDGWVKVRLHRPLPNGSVLRNALLTLKADGWYITICLEDPNVPVFTPDEIVPTWDNTLGLDAVLHEDDYLATSENTKLPSLKSFRKSEKRLARVSNRKSAKKKGSKARRKLAKREAREHQRIARARKDHAFKTAHAVVRTNKKVFAHEDLNLKALSKRNKAKQDEDGKYLPNGQSAKSGLNKSWNDAAFGQFFKILEYIAGKAGARTIAVKPAYTSQLLAYRDEFIFTDCDIREYWDEFELLWVDRDINAALNLKRVGLGLFPTIKRRRGNPVVGDSTTNSTSKEVLETLKACQKPTPTSLLAV, from the coding sequence ATGTTGCTTAACTATCAGTATCGTGCTTATCCGGATACCAATCAAAAACTAGAGTTCAACGAATGGTTGCGAATTTGTCAATACTGGTACAACAAGCAACTAGGAGATAGATTTGATTGGTGGGAGAATAACCGTAATCGCATTGATGCTTGTTCAATAATCAGTTGTCCATTGCCTCAACTACGAGATAAACCAGATTTATTTTCTCAAAAGAAGCAGCTTCCTATTTTTAAAGAGGACTTGTTTAAAGTAGGGCATTCTGGAGAATTGTTAGACTTTTCTCGCGTTCCCTCTCAAACATTGCAAGATGTATCTAAGCGAGTAGACAAAGCTTTTTCTCGTTTTATTCAAGGAGATAGTAACGGAAAACGTAGTGGAAAGCCACGTTTTAAGAATGCGGCACGCTATCGTACTATGAGGATTGAGGGACAAGCTATAACGATTGAACGAATTGAAAAAAACTGGTTATTCTTGTCAATTTCAAAGCTTGATGGTTGGGTTAAAGTGCGTTTACATCGACCTTTACCCAATGGTTCTGTATTGAGAAACGCTTTGTTAACTTTGAAAGCTGATGGCTGGTACATCACAATTTGTCTAGAAGACCCGAATGTACCTGTTTTCACACCAGATGAAATAGTCCCAACATGGGATAACACTTTGGGATTGGACGCAGTACTACATGAAGATGATTATTTGGCAACTTCAGAGAATACCAAGTTACCTTCTTTAAAGTCTTTCAGGAAGTCGGAAAAACGTCTGGCTAGAGTTTCTAATCGTAAATCTGCCAAGAAAAAAGGTAGCAAAGCACGTCGTAAACTTGCCAAGAGGGAAGCACGCGAACATCAACGTATTGCTAGAGCAAGAAAAGACCACGCATTTAAGACCGCTCATGCAGTAGTTCGGACAAATAAAAAAGTTTTTGCACACGAAGATTTAAACTTAAAGGCTTTGTCAAAAAGGAACAAAGCCAAACAGGATGAGGACGGCAAGTATTTACCAAATGGTCAGTCAGCCAAATCGGGATTAAACAAATCTTGGAATGACGCTGCATTTGGACAGTTTTTTAAAATCCTGGAATACATAGCTGGAAAAGCTGGAGCTAGGACAATAGCAGTAAAACCTGCATACACGTCTCAGTTACTCGCATATCGTGACGAGTTTATCTTCACTGATTGCGATATCCGCGAGTACTGGGATGAATTTGAATTGCTTTGGGTTGACCGCGACATTAATGCCGCTCTCAATTTAAAGCGTGTTGGGCTGGGACTGTTCCCAACAATAAAACGCCGTAGAGGGAATCCAGTAGTAGGTGACTCTACTACCAATAGTACCTCAAAGGAAGTTCTGGAAACGTTAAAAGCGTGCCAGAAGCCTACACCGACCAGCTTGCTGGCGGTGTAG
- a CDS encoding NmrA/HSCARG family protein: MDKILLIGVTGGTGANVVKGFLEQGMTNLCAMTRKIDLERPSLVKMNDAGVELVEASLDDEASLEVAFAGISAIYCHATSTDSAKPDLQEVDRAKRVARVAKKNDIRHFVYNSAGGADRNSGISHIEQKYKVEQVLKEAGLPTTMLRACLFMEEFWKKYTRPSILKGVFPFSIQPDKPIHLITTKDMGRVAAYVIKNPSNYISQDIELAGDVLTPKQMTEAFSKAQGIPVIYRETPAWIFLLLLRKELFDLIQWYRTKGYQADVQHLREEFPGLLTTFSEFLAESNWANKELTYESL; encoded by the coding sequence ATGGATAAGATCTTGCTGATTGGAGTTACTGGAGGCACTGGCGCAAATGTCGTTAAGGGATTTCTCGAACAGGGAATGACTAACCTATGTGCTATGACCAGGAAAATTGACCTTGAGCGTCCTTCCTTAGTCAAGATGAATGATGCAGGAGTTGAGCTTGTGGAGGCTAGCTTAGACGATGAAGCTTCACTAGAAGTTGCCTTTGCAGGTATTTCGGCTATTTACTGCCACGCCACCTCTACAGATTCTGCTAAACCCGATCTACAAGAAGTGGATCGGGCAAAGAGAGTTGCACGAGTTGCAAAGAAAAATGACATCAGGCACTTTGTGTATAACTCTGCAGGTGGAGCAGACAGAAATTCTGGAATCAGCCATATTGAACAGAAGTACAAGGTGGAGCAGGTGTTGAAAGAGGCGGGTTTACCAACAACCATGTTGCGGGCTTGCTTATTCATGGAGGAATTTTGGAAGAAATACACCCGCCCGTCTATTCTCAAAGGCGTTTTCCCATTCTCTATTCAGCCAGATAAACCCATACATCTGATTACAACTAAGGACATGGGTCGCGTTGCAGCCTATGTTATTAAGAATCCCTCTAACTACATTAGTCAAGACATTGAGCTTGCTGGCGACGTACTAACTCCAAAGCAAATGACAGAAGCTTTCTCAAAAGCGCAAGGGATTCCAGTGATCTACAGAGAGACACCAGCTTGGATATTTTTGCTCCTCTTGCGAAAGGAACTGTTTGATTTGATTCAGTGGTATCGCACCAAGGGTTATCAAGCCGATGTTCAGCATTTACGGGAAGAGTTTCCTGGGCTTTTGACTACATTTAGTGAATTTCTGGCAGAAAGTAACTGGGCAAATAAAGAACTTACCTATGAGAGCCTATGA
- a CDS encoding FitA-like ribbon-helix-helix domain-containing protein gives MVEVVIHNLDPTLLEKLEVLAQRHGRSLQAELKHILEEAVQAESFNQNEKKTVSKTPAELGWSPGFFERTAGKWEGEPLTRGEQGEYEQRLWELL, from the coding sequence ATGGTTGAAGTTGTTATTCACAATTTAGATCCTACGTTGCTTGAGAAATTGGAAGTGCTTGCTCAGAGACATGGGCGATCGCTGCAAGCTGAGTTAAAGCATATTTTAGAGGAAGCTGTTCAAGCTGAATCTTTCAATCAAAACGAGAAGAAGACAGTTAGCAAAACACCAGCAGAGCTAGGTTGGAGTCCTGGCTTTTTTGAGAGGACTGCTGGAAAGTGGGAAGGGGAACCACTGACACGAGGCGAACAAGGAGAATATGAACAAAGGCTTTGGGAACTTTTGTGA
- the vapC gene encoding type II toxin-antitoxin system tRNA(fMet)-specific endonuclease VapC: MIYLLDTNTCILYLTRRNSIIVDKLTSAPRQDVVLCDVVKAELYYGAYRGTRLESNLVLYQEFFREFISLPFDGKAAAVYGRIRAQLESLGTPIGPNDLQIAAIAIANNLILVTHNTREFSRVPDLRFEDWELPL; the protein is encoded by the coding sequence GTGATTTATTTATTAGATACCAATACTTGCATACTATACCTTACTCGTCGGAATTCAATAATTGTTGACAAATTAACAAGCGCACCACGCCAAGATGTAGTGTTATGCGATGTTGTGAAAGCTGAACTCTATTATGGTGCTTACAGAGGCACTCGTCTTGAGAGTAATTTGGTATTGTATCAGGAGTTTTTCCGCGAATTTATCAGTTTGCCATTTGATGGTAAGGCAGCAGCAGTTTATGGACGCATCCGGGCACAACTTGAAAGTTTAGGAACTCCAATTGGTCCTAATGACCTTCAGATTGCAGCAATTGCGATCGCGAACAATCTAATTTTAGTCACCCACAATACCCGTGAATTTAGCCGTGTTCCTGACTTGCGCTTTGAGGATTGGGAATTACCATTATAA
- a CDS encoding PD-(D/E)XK nuclease family protein, translating into MLSTSKQLLRLSQGQLNLLERCPRQFQHTYLEQLHSPSNPEHEERQTLGSRFHLLMQQREMGLPIDSFLKEDAQLQSWMTAFANAAPEILTPSSHTQTFRESEHYRTLQVQNYLLAVIYDLLIADKEQAQIHDWKTYPKPPNKSKLEQNWQTRLYMYVLAETSNYLPENISMTYWFVQFEDQLQSVKFVYSTFQHQQTANRLNQLLNRLTYWLGRYYQGELFPQESDGSKACNYCQYTTRCNRTQAISEQTSAFALSASRTRLIATPALAATTLLNLETIQEVSL; encoded by the coding sequence ATGCTGTCAACTTCAAAACAACTATTACGACTTTCACAAGGACAACTCAACTTACTCGAACGTTGTCCCCGCCAATTTCAACACACTTACTTAGAACAACTTCATTCTCCCTCTAACCCAGAGCATGAGGAACGGCAAACTTTAGGTAGTCGCTTTCACCTGCTCATGCAACAGCGAGAAATGGGGTTGCCTATTGATTCTTTCTTAAAAGAAGATGCTCAATTACAAAGCTGGATGACAGCTTTTGCTAATGCAGCACCAGAAATTTTGACACCCTCCTCTCATACCCAAACCTTTCGTGAAAGCGAACATTACCGGACACTCCAAGTTCAAAATTATTTACTGGCGGTTATCTACGATTTATTGATTGCAGATAAAGAGCAAGCACAAATTCATGACTGGAAAACTTATCCAAAACCACCAAATAAAAGCAAATTAGAACAAAACTGGCAAACACGGCTCTATATGTACGTTTTAGCTGAAACTAGCAATTATTTGCCAGAAAATATTTCTATGACTTACTGGTTTGTCCAATTTGAAGATCAATTACAAAGTGTTAAATTTGTTTACAGTACCTTTCAACACCAACAAACTGCCAACAGGCTGAATCAACTCCTAAATCGGTTAACATATTGGTTAGGACGTTATTATCAAGGAGAATTATTTCCCCAAGAATCTGACGGTAGCAAAGCCTGTAACTACTGTCAGTACACGACACGGTGCAATAGAACACAAGCTATATCCGAGCAAACATCTGCGTTCGCTCTTAGCGCAAGCCGTACCCGGCTTATCGCAACCCCTGCTCTAGCAGCTACAACCTTACTAAATCTAGAGACTATTCAAGAGGTTAGCTTGTAA
- a CDS encoding GNAT family N-acetyltransferase has product MHFDDSDAVYVRELGIDDIAPVYHLGEELFTSDLYPYLYRCWDEWEVIGLYNTDPEYCLVAEADGHLAGFILGTIITKASWTYGYILWLGVSPRFQRCGVGDKLVDKVVSRMIEDGARFMLVDTDPANVPAVKFFTRKGFGNVRQHIFLSMNLSRHEYYGRLIDYEHQKAERAGYKRSRPAMRPRKSDGIASEIALNTLVAEPEIEGVGSGE; this is encoded by the coding sequence ATGCATTTTGATGATAGTGACGCGGTTTATGTCCGCGAATTAGGAATAGACGATATTGCTCCTGTTTACCACTTGGGCGAAGAGTTATTTACCAGCGATTTATATCCTTACTTATATCGTTGCTGGGATGAATGGGAGGTGATAGGACTTTACAACACCGATCCAGAATACTGCCTGGTTGCCGAAGCTGATGGGCATCTTGCAGGATTTATTTTAGGAACCATTATTACCAAAGCAAGTTGGACATACGGATACATTTTATGGTTGGGAGTTAGCCCCAGATTTCAACGTTGTGGCGTGGGAGACAAACTAGTTGACAAAGTTGTTTCCCGTATGATAGAGGATGGAGCGCGATTCATGCTAGTGGACACAGATCCTGCCAATGTTCCAGCCGTGAAATTCTTCACCCGCAAAGGTTTTGGTAATGTCCGCCAACATATTTTCCTATCTATGAATCTTAGTAGGCACGAGTACTATGGCAGACTGATTGACTACGAGCATCAAAAAGCTGAAAGAGCAGGTTATAAGCGTTCTCGTCCCGCCATGCGTCCCCGCAAATCTGATGGAATCGCTAGTGAAATCGCCCTTAATACTTTGGTAGCTGAACCGGAGATTGAGGGAGTCGGGAGTGGAGAGTAG